One part of the Marinobacter sp. M3C genome encodes these proteins:
- a CDS encoding metal-sensing transcriptional repressor — translation MANDQTHHSHPQIVKRLKRAQGHLGSVIGMIEAGRSCLELAQQLHAVEKAIQQAKRVLVQDHIEHCLDDAIGPLEPEQKSRVDEFKAIARYL, via the coding sequence ATGGCGAATGACCAAACGCACCACTCGCATCCGCAGATTGTTAAACGCCTGAAGCGGGCTCAAGGTCATCTGGGTAGCGTGATAGGAATGATTGAGGCAGGGCGATCCTGCCTGGAACTGGCGCAGCAGCTCCATGCTGTGGAAAAAGCCATTCAACAGGCAAAGCGGGTGTTGGTACAGGACCACATTGAGCACTGCCTGGATGATGCGATTGGCCCGCTGGAACCGGAACAGAAAAGCCGTGTTGATGAGTTCAAAGCCATTGCCCGTTATCTTTAA
- a CDS encoding DUF3147 family protein, producing the protein MAWIITKYAITALLVVLISEVAKRSDRLGALIAALPLVTVLAMIWLYLEHQPTEKISNHAWYTFWYVLPTLPMFLVFPFLLSRLGFWGALAASAIVTVVCFSVLAVVMKRFGIILL; encoded by the coding sequence TTGGCCTGGATAATCACAAAATACGCCATTACAGCTCTGCTGGTGGTTTTGATCTCAGAAGTGGCGAAGCGCAGTGATAGGTTGGGCGCATTGATTGCGGCGTTGCCGTTGGTAACGGTATTAGCCATGATCTGGCTTTACCTGGAGCATCAACCAACTGAAAAAATCAGCAACCACGCCTGGTATACCTTCTGGTATGTTTTGCCCACGTTACCGATGTTTCTGGTTTTTCCGTTCCTTCTGTCGCGGCTTGGCTTCTGGGGGGCTCTTGCGGCAAGTGCCATTGTCACCGTGGTGTGTTTTAGCGTCCTGGCTGTCGTCATGAAGCGGTTTGGCATTATTTTGTTATAG